A DNA window from Legionella sp. MW5194 contains the following coding sequences:
- the folE gene encoding GTP cyclohydrolase I FolE, whose product MQELYKKILEEIGEDPSREGLRDTPERAANAIRYLTKGYAEDLNDIINNALFESDMSEMVIVKEIELYSMCEHHLLPFLGKCHVGYLPSGKVLGLSKIARIVDYFARRLQIQERLTSEIAACIESITGARGVGVVIEAKHLCMMMRGVEKQNSVMTTSVMLGDMRNNSNTRSEFLKLIR is encoded by the coding sequence ATGCAAGAATTGTATAAAAAAATATTGGAAGAGATAGGCGAGGACCCTTCGCGTGAAGGGTTGCGGGATACCCCGGAACGCGCTGCCAATGCCATTCGTTATCTAACGAAAGGCTATGCGGAGGATTTAAACGACATCATCAATAATGCCCTGTTCGAATCCGACATGAGCGAGATGGTGATTGTGAAGGAAATCGAATTGTACTCGATGTGTGAGCATCACCTGCTGCCCTTCCTTGGAAAGTGCCATGTGGGCTATTTACCCAGCGGGAAAGTGCTTGGTCTTTCTAAAATAGCCCGTATTGTTGACTATTTTGCCCGGCGGTTACAAATTCAGGAGCGACTGACTTCGGAAATTGCCGCCTGCATTGAAAGCATCACAGGTGCGCGGGGAGTCGGCGTCGTCATTGAGGCCAAGCACCTGTGTATGATGATGCGCGGGGTCGAAAAGCAAAACTCAGTCATGACCACGTCGGTGATGCTGGGTGACATGCGCAACAACTCCAATACGCGCAGCGAGTTTTTAAAGTTAATCCGTTAA
- a CDS encoding histidine triad nucleotide-binding protein — MDCLFCRIIKGEIPATVLFDDPEVMVIHDIRPQAPTHLLVLPKKHIATINDTDSNDEQLLGRMILTAKKMAHHEHLSDVGYRLVFNVNAGGGQEVYHIHLHVLGGRQMTWPPG; from the coding sequence ATGGATTGTCTCTTTTGCAGGATTATCAAAGGGGAGATTCCGGCAACGGTGCTTTTTGATGATCCGGAAGTCATGGTTATTCATGATATCAGACCTCAGGCTCCCACTCACCTGCTGGTGCTGCCTAAAAAACACATTGCAACCATTAATGACACGGACAGTAACGATGAGCAATTGCTTGGCCGCATGATTCTCACTGCCAAAAAGATGGCACATCATGAGCATTTAAGCGATGTTGGATATCGCCTTGTTTTTAATGTGAATGCAGGTGGCGGACAGGAAGTTTATCATATTCACTTACATGTACTGGGTGGTCGGCAAATGACCTGGCCGCCGGGTTAG
- the ppa gene encoding inorganic diphosphatase: MGLMQIKSGRDVPNEINVIIEIPMHGEPVKYEVDKHTGALFVDRFMTTAMFYPTNYGYIPNTLSEDGDPVDVLVVTPVPLISGSAIPCRVVGMLKMTDEAGVDAKLLAVPTNKLTKMYEAVKTYADLPRQLLLSLEHFFQHYKDLEEGKWVKITGWEGPEAAREEIVASVERFNSKDN; the protein is encoded by the coding sequence ATGGGCTTAATGCAAATTAAAAGTGGTCGTGATGTTCCAAATGAAATCAATGTCATTATTGAAATTCCCATGCACGGCGAGCCTGTCAAATACGAAGTCGACAAGCATACCGGCGCATTATTCGTTGATCGCTTTATGACGACCGCGATGTTTTACCCCACTAACTACGGCTACATTCCCAATACTCTGTCTGAAGACGGTGATCCCGTCGATGTCCTGGTGGTGACTCCTGTTCCGCTGATAAGCGGCTCTGCTATTCCGTGCCGTGTCGTGGGGATGCTCAAAATGACAGACGAGGCAGGGGTGGATGCCAAACTCCTGGCTGTCCCCACCAACAAGCTCACCAAAATGTATGAGGCGGTAAAAACCTATGCGGATTTGCCGCGGCAATTATTATTGTCTCTGGAACATTTCTTCCAGCACTATAAAGATCTTGAAGAGGGGAAATGGGTAAAAATTACCGGTTGGGAAGGACCCGAGGCCGCCAGAGAAGAGATTGTTGCCAGCGTCGAACGTTTTAACAGTAAAGACAATTAA
- a CDS encoding monovalent cation:proton antiporter-2 (CPA2) family protein gives MNNHFLSNVFIFLASAALIVPLASRFKLGSVLGYLIVGALIGPYGFKLIGNASQIMHFAEFGVIMMLFLIGLELEPATLWRLRKMIVGLGSLQVVVTSTILCLLGLLFGYRWQSSLAVSMALTLSSTALVIQMLEEKNLLKTAEGETSFAVLLFQDIAVIPILIIMPLLAATTTTAAPEQATLLTLFPSWAHPFIVASVIGAMIIAGHFFSSHLFFIVARTHLREVFTATSLALIVGITLLMEAVGVSPALGAFVAGVVLANSEYKRTLETDIQPFKGLLLGLFFISVGMSINFNLLEARWDELLGAVGLLIVIKASVLLFLGWQFGLTKIQRIGFALALSQGGEFAFVLFKFASHLNVISDQTAAFYTLVIALSMATTPFIMLAYQRFIVPHYLSLLPKQPFDTIQEQQDIILVGYGRFGQIIGRFLTGHGTKLTILEKDPEQIKLLRKFGYKGYFGDAARLDLLLNAGAAKAKLLVIAVGNPDVSLDIVEMSRQNFPHLKIYARARNRSHAYQLHKAGVDYFKRETFDSSLTMAQEIMAFLGHSPDTLRRKAKAFLQLDEASLKQSFEFFEKEAEMISYVRQVNGELERILKSDQEFEHPKGRFGKMATSENPLRD, from the coding sequence ATGAATAACCATTTCCTAAGCAATGTGTTTATTTTTCTCGCCTCAGCCGCCCTGATTGTGCCGCTGGCCAGCCGTTTCAAACTGGGCTCCGTACTGGGCTATTTAATCGTTGGCGCCCTGATTGGACCCTACGGTTTTAAACTGATTGGCAACGCCAGCCAAATCATGCACTTTGCTGAATTTGGCGTGATCATGATGCTTTTTCTGATTGGCCTGGAATTGGAACCGGCCACCCTATGGCGTCTCCGTAAGATGATCGTGGGACTGGGAAGCCTACAGGTGGTAGTCACCTCCACCATTCTTTGCCTCCTTGGTCTGTTGTTTGGCTATCGCTGGCAAAGCAGCCTGGCTGTGAGCATGGCATTGACGCTTTCTTCTACAGCCCTGGTCATTCAAATGCTTGAAGAAAAAAACCTGCTGAAAACCGCCGAAGGGGAGACCTCTTTTGCTGTGTTGCTGTTTCAGGACATTGCGGTTATCCCTATTCTTATCATCATGCCGCTGCTGGCCGCCACCACCACGACAGCCGCACCTGAGCAAGCCACGCTGCTTACCCTGTTCCCGTCCTGGGCTCATCCCTTTATCGTCGCCAGCGTCATCGGTGCCATGATTATTGCCGGCCACTTTTTTTCAAGCCACCTCTTTTTTATTGTGGCAAGAACCCACCTGCGGGAAGTATTTACAGCCACATCGCTTGCCCTCATTGTCGGCATTACCCTGTTGATGGAAGCCGTCGGCGTGTCACCTGCCCTTGGCGCCTTCGTGGCCGGTGTAGTACTCGCCAACTCCGAATACAAACGCACGCTGGAGACTGATATCCAGCCTTTTAAAGGCTTATTGCTCGGTTTATTTTTTATCTCGGTGGGCATGAGCATTAATTTTAACCTGCTCGAGGCGCGATGGGATGAGCTGCTGGGGGCCGTGGGTCTTCTGATTGTGATCAAAGCCTCCGTGCTTTTATTTTTAGGATGGCAATTCGGCCTAACCAAGATTCAACGCATCGGCTTTGCCCTGGCCTTGTCTCAGGGCGGCGAGTTCGCGTTTGTTCTATTTAAATTCGCTTCCCATTTAAACGTCATCAGTGATCAGACCGCCGCATTTTATACCCTGGTTATTGCCCTTTCCATGGCAACGACTCCTTTTATCATGCTGGCTTATCAACGTTTTATTGTGCCTCATTACCTAAGCCTGTTACCCAAACAACCCTTTGATACCATCCAGGAGCAACAAGACATTATTCTTGTAGGCTATGGTCGCTTTGGTCAAATCATTGGGCGTTTTTTAACAGGGCATGGCACTAAATTAACCATATTGGAAAAGGACCCTGAGCAGATTAAATTGTTGCGTAAATTCGGGTACAAGGGGTACTTTGGCGATGCCGCGAGACTCGATTTACTGCTCAACGCCGGTGCGGCCAAGGCTAAATTACTGGTGATTGCCGTCGGTAATCCAGACGTCAGTCTCGACATTGTCGAAATGAGCAGACAGAATTTTCCTCATTTAAAGATCTATGCCCGCGCCCGCAATCGCAGTCATGCCTACCAACTGCATAAAGCCGGGGTGGATTATTTTAAACGGGAAACGTTTGATTCATCATTGACCATGGCCCAGGAGATTATGGCTTTCCTTGGACATAGCCCTGACACGTTGCGTCGCAAGGCTAAAGCCTTTTTACAACTGGATGAAGCCTCATTAAAACAGTCTTTTGAATTCTTTGAAAAAGAAGCCGAGATGATCAGTTATGTACGTCAGGTGAACGGAGAGTTGGAGCGCATATTAAAAAGCGACCAGGAATTTGAACATCCCAAGGGCCGCTTTGGAAAAATGGCAACGTCTGAAAATCCGCTGCGGGATTAA
- a CDS encoding amidohydrolase, translated as MHRVFLVGGCLFLTIPSVYSQNDFTLCHHATALFTNARFITLNPKQPTVEAVAIRNHRIVALGKEKELSVHCRDENTRVIDLKGATVTPGFIDTYSQFVLYGWLATHALDLSTTNVFQQPGWQPVKSLSDFLMAIRNKMTTDDGWLVVNGYDRARMPGVPLTRAMLDEISTTKPILVMYSSGHEALLNQAAMDRLPALKSSLPVTVPENGLLKQGALQKALIKVIQSAELKQAIGVAATRYAAAGYTTVTETQASQDWLNTYYSLTSQPSFPVDVVLNAETVGDKQRFAMNELDNPRLYNGPVHLTVDGNIRDYQAYLSSPYYKVPDDLPTAWAGQLRYNLRSLEKMLVKAARANVQVALECQGDAAIDVALNLIQKVQQTQNDFSFRPILINAQLTRQDQLYRIRMLGLSINWFSPHLYYWGESMCHEFLGASRALNENPLAQARTILGNSPIQANSPATPPSPLAMMRQNLTRQIQSWNEKPNAQCPEVFNQQQRLGLEDSLRALTIEAAKLYGIDDDKGSLEVGKLADMTLFNHDPLLEKQSDIQVLGTISRGVLHLAGHAEENPPPQAL; from the coding sequence ATGCATCGCGTCTTCCTGGTTGGCGGCTGCCTTTTTTTGACCATACCGAGTGTCTACTCGCAGAATGACTTCACCCTGTGTCATCATGCCACCGCGTTGTTTACCAATGCCCGGTTTATTACCCTAAATCCCAAACAACCCACGGTCGAAGCCGTGGCCATTAGAAACCACCGCATCGTGGCGCTGGGGAAGGAAAAAGAGCTGTCTGTCCATTGCCGCGATGAAAATACCCGCGTCATTGACCTGAAAGGAGCGACAGTTACCCCTGGGTTCATCGATACTTATTCACAATTTGTTCTTTACGGCTGGCTCGCCACCCACGCCCTGGATTTATCCACCACCAATGTGTTTCAACAACCGGGATGGCAACCGGTTAAATCCTTAAGTGACTTTTTAATGGCTATCCGTAATAAAATGACAACGGATGACGGCTGGCTTGTTGTCAATGGGTATGACAGAGCCCGCATGCCAGGCGTACCGTTGACCCGGGCGATGCTGGATGAAATCAGTACGACGAAACCCATCCTGGTCATGTATTCATCCGGGCATGAGGCCTTGTTAAATCAGGCCGCCATGGACCGATTGCCGGCTCTAAAAAGCAGCCTTCCCGTGACCGTGCCTGAAAACGGCCTGTTAAAGCAAGGGGCGCTGCAAAAAGCCCTGATCAAAGTCATTCAATCGGCAGAGTTGAAACAGGCCATTGGCGTTGCGGCTACCCGCTATGCCGCGGCCGGGTATACGACAGTGACTGAAACCCAGGCCTCTCAGGATTGGCTCAATACCTATTATTCACTGACAAGCCAACCCTCTTTTCCCGTGGATGTGGTTTTAAATGCAGAGACCGTAGGCGATAAACAACGTTTTGCCATGAATGAGCTGGACAATCCGAGACTCTACAATGGTCCGGTACACCTCACCGTGGATGGCAACATCCGCGATTACCAGGCCTACCTGTCGTCCCCTTATTATAAAGTGCCCGATGACTTGCCTACCGCCTGGGCAGGCCAACTGCGCTATAATTTACGCAGTCTTGAAAAAATGCTGGTTAAAGCGGCGAGAGCCAACGTTCAGGTTGCGCTCGAATGCCAGGGGGATGCCGCCATTGATGTGGCATTAAACCTGATTCAAAAAGTCCAACAAACCCAGAATGATTTCAGCTTCAGGCCTATCCTTATCAATGCACAACTCACCCGGCAGGATCAACTGTATCGCATTCGCATGCTGGGATTGAGCATCAACTGGTTTTCGCCGCATCTTTATTATTGGGGAGAAAGCATGTGCCATGAGTTCCTTGGCGCATCCAGAGCCCTCAATGAAAACCCGCTGGCACAGGCTCGCACTATTCTGGGTAACAGCCCCATCCAGGCCAATTCGCCGGCAACGCCCCCCTCTCCTCTCGCCATGATGCGGCAAAATCTCACCCGTCAAATCCAGAGTTGGAATGAAAAACCCAATGCCCAATGCCCTGAAGTATTCAATCAACAGCAAAGGCTGGGTTTGGAAGACAGTTTGCGGGCACTCACCATCGAGGCCGCCAAACTGTATGGCATCGACGATGACAAGGGCAGCCTGGAAGTGGGCAAACTTGCCGATATGACCTTGTTCAACCACGATCCCTTGCTTGAAAAACAGAGCGACATTCAAGTGCTTGGTACCATCTCAAGAGGCGTTTTGCACCTTGCTGGTCATGCTGAAGAAAACCCACCGCCTCAGGCTTTGTAG
- a CDS encoding APC family permease, whose translation MSTKKHALTIFSLTMITVGSVDSIRNLPATALFGSQLIAFFMLGALFFLIPTALVSAELASGWAKQGGIYIWVKEAFGKRTGFLAIWLQWIENVIWYPTILSFVAGTVGYLINPTLAGNPYFLWAVIVSSFWGATLVNLRGMSSSALFSNICALSGLLLPMSLIIGLGAAWIVGGNPLQIHFDAQSISPHLHDKGMWVSLTAIMMSFCGIEIATVHANDVENPQHAFPRALIYSVVIILSTLILGSLAIAVVLPHNDINLVAGIMQAFDAFFSRYHLSWMMPVVALMLVMGGLGGVSNWIIAPTKGLLVAAEEGNLPPSFQRTNRHGAPVLMLVTQAVIVTLLSTLFLFMPSVNGSYWLLTALAAQLYMLMYLLMFIAAIKLRVSAPHHPRAFRIPGGLSGMLLIAGIGMVGTLTTLVVSFMPPADINVGSVARYEATLVFGLLLMCAPPFVSSWMMSRRAQDAVVLDSTPA comes from the coding sequence ATGAGCACTAAAAAGCATGCCTTAACTATTTTTAGTCTGACAATGATCACTGTCGGATCGGTCGACAGCATTCGCAATCTGCCTGCCACGGCTTTGTTCGGCAGTCAGCTCATCGCTTTTTTTATGCTCGGCGCCCTGTTTTTTTTAATCCCTACGGCCCTGGTTTCTGCTGAACTCGCTTCCGGGTGGGCCAAGCAAGGCGGTATTTATATTTGGGTCAAGGAGGCGTTTGGCAAGCGTACCGGCTTTTTAGCCATCTGGCTCCAGTGGATTGAGAATGTCATTTGGTATCCTACGATTCTTTCCTTTGTCGCCGGCACGGTCGGTTACCTCATTAATCCGACTCTGGCTGGTAATCCTTATTTTCTCTGGGCGGTGATTGTCAGCTCCTTCTGGGGCGCGACCCTCGTCAACCTGCGCGGCATGAGTTCTTCCGCCTTGTTTAGCAACATCTGTGCGCTTTCAGGATTACTGTTGCCCATGTCGTTAATCATCGGTCTCGGCGCCGCGTGGATAGTCGGTGGCAACCCCCTGCAGATCCATTTTGATGCACAGAGTATTTCACCTCATCTGCACGATAAAGGCATGTGGGTGTCGCTTACCGCCATTATGATGTCCTTTTGTGGCATTGAAATCGCCACTGTCCATGCCAATGATGTTGAAAATCCCCAGCATGCGTTTCCACGGGCTCTGATTTACTCGGTGGTGATTATCCTCAGCACGCTGATTTTAGGCTCTCTAGCCATCGCGGTGGTTTTGCCGCATAACGACATCAATCTGGTGGCCGGAATTATGCAGGCCTTCGATGCCTTCTTCTCGCGTTACCATTTGTCCTGGATGATGCCTGTGGTTGCCCTCATGCTGGTGATGGGGGGATTGGGTGGCGTCAGCAACTGGATTATTGCCCCGACCAAAGGTTTGCTGGTTGCGGCAGAAGAGGGCAACCTGCCTCCCAGCTTCCAGCGCACCAACCGCCATGGCGCACCCGTATTGATGCTGGTTACCCAAGCGGTGATCGTCACGCTGTTATCGACTTTGTTTTTATTCATGCCAAGCGTTAATGGTTCGTACTGGTTGTTAACGGCGCTTGCGGCCCAATTGTACATGCTGATGTACCTGTTAATGTTTATCGCCGCCATTAAGCTGCGTGTCAGTGCCCCGCACCATCCCCGCGCTTTTCGTATCCCGGGCGGTTTAAGCGGCATGTTGTTGATTGCCGGCATCGGAATGGTGGGCACCTTGACTACCCTGGTGGTGAGTTTCATGCCGCCTGCGGACATCAATGTCGGCAGTGTCGCCCGCTATGAAGCGACGCTGGTGTTTGGTTTGTTGCTCATGTGCGCCCCGCCGTTTGTCAGTTCCTGGATGATGTCCCGTCGCGCGCAGGACGCCGTTGTTCTGGACAGTACACCGGCCTAG
- a CDS encoding primosomal replication protein PriC, with the protein MTSTVQGLLNELNARLPELEWKLANLHAFNPLSLPKGLFQTTNGSLAGAFIAEVKHDIDRLAERDDLQSARFVAERIKQKINVLVNLCQLNEKVRTPIEKPAYTLPRIMTRQQWLQSLEKDLDALGHQHQALLNRHQKNLDAEAQLRLQAELGELEKRMTLLRETYQKAISA; encoded by the coding sequence ATGACCAGTACTGTACAGGGGTTATTAAATGAATTAAACGCCCGTCTTCCCGAGTTGGAATGGAAGTTGGCCAATCTGCATGCCTTTAATCCCTTGAGTTTACCCAAGGGATTATTTCAAACAACCAATGGCTCTTTAGCGGGTGCGTTCATTGCGGAAGTTAAACACGACATTGATCGGTTGGCCGAGCGCGATGATTTGCAAAGTGCGCGTTTTGTAGCCGAGCGCATCAAACAAAAAATCAATGTATTAGTCAATCTGTGTCAACTCAACGAAAAAGTGAGAACGCCAATCGAAAAGCCGGCTTACACCCTGCCGCGGATAATGACACGTCAACAGTGGCTGCAATCGCTCGAAAAGGACCTGGACGCACTTGGTCATCAGCACCAGGCCCTGCTGAACCGGCATCAAAAAAACCTCGATGCCGAAGCACAGCTTCGCCTGCAAGCCGAATTGGGAGAGCTTGAAAAACGCATGACCTTGCTGCGTGAAACCTACCAAAAAGCCATTAGCGCCTGA
- a CDS encoding FAD-binding protein: MTGFRSLLFFLGMLVLSPVWAVSLNDSGHISLTRVSEIIQVKSEADIAAALQKAKAKHLPVGIMGVQHSQGGQSIAPEGIQLNMLPFNQVLNVDAAKKQVTVQSGITWGKLQEAINPYQLAITAMQSPNIFTVGGSLSVNAHGDDFRMGAVGNSIVSFSLRLADGRRLRVSPEHHPDLWCAVRGGYGVLGVVTDVTLQLTDNTLLTSHYNETLTRTFPDYFRHHILNNRQVVLFYAHMNIVPNASFLNDMYVITYTDTGRLPSKVVPLENPERWNAVLTPLFNVSRNSLYGKHWRWKMEKRLFKKRYGGKPVTRNNAMEKPVRFAANYRPGTADWLQEYFIPVEQFPSFIDQLRKLTLSASIDLLNVTVRYVPAEPDLLLSQVRNDSLSVVLYFNQSLSAAAIEKTRQWTEKVIDAALASGGSYYLTYQNFASQSQFEQAYPRFAELKALKRQYDKNNRFSNKFYQKYYNLTINT, encoded by the coding sequence ATGACTGGATTTCGAAGCCTTCTCTTCTTTCTTGGCATGCTTGTTTTAAGCCCGGTGTGGGCCGTGTCCCTCAATGACAGCGGTCACATCAGTCTAACCAGGGTCAGTGAGATCATTCAGGTCAAATCTGAAGCAGACATTGCCGCGGCGTTGCAAAAAGCCAAGGCGAAGCATCTGCCTGTGGGCATTATGGGTGTTCAACACAGCCAGGGTGGTCAATCCATCGCGCCAGAGGGTATCCAGTTAAACATGCTTCCCTTTAATCAGGTTTTGAACGTTGATGCGGCTAAAAAGCAGGTGACCGTGCAAAGCGGTATCACCTGGGGTAAGTTGCAGGAGGCCATCAATCCGTACCAATTAGCCATTACCGCCATGCAGTCGCCGAATATCTTCACGGTGGGCGGTTCCTTAAGCGTCAACGCCCATGGCGATGATTTTCGCATGGGGGCAGTGGGAAACAGTATTGTGAGCTTTTCTCTCAGGCTGGCCGATGGACGGCGCTTGCGGGTGTCTCCAGAACATCATCCGGATTTGTGGTGTGCGGTGAGGGGCGGCTACGGTGTATTGGGTGTGGTGACGGATGTCACGCTGCAACTAACAGACAATACGCTGTTAACCAGCCACTACAATGAAACGTTGACCCGCACATTCCCGGATTATTTTCGCCATCACATTTTAAACAATCGTCAGGTGGTTCTTTTTTATGCCCACATGAACATTGTGCCCAATGCGTCGTTTCTAAACGACATGTATGTCATTACTTACACCGATACCGGTCGATTGCCGTCCAAAGTGGTACCACTTGAAAATCCAGAGCGCTGGAATGCGGTGCTGACCCCCTTGTTTAATGTCTCGCGCAACAGTCTTTATGGCAAACACTGGCGCTGGAAAATGGAAAAACGCTTGTTTAAAAAACGATACGGGGGTAAACCAGTGACTCGCAACAATGCCATGGAGAAGCCTGTGCGTTTTGCCGCCAATTACAGACCGGGTACGGCAGATTGGCTGCAGGAATATTTTATTCCAGTGGAACAGTTCCCGTCATTCATCGATCAATTACGCAAGTTAACCTTGAGCGCTTCGATTGATTTGTTGAATGTGACAGTGCGTTATGTGCCTGCGGAGCCGGATTTGCTGTTGTCGCAAGTCAGAAATGACAGCCTTTCTGTCGTGCTTTATTTCAATCAGAGCTTGTCAGCTGCGGCGATAGAAAAGACAAGGCAATGGACAGAAAAAGTAATCGATGCCGCACTGGCCTCAGGAGGTTCTTATTACCTTACCTATCAGAATTTTGCCAGTCAATCGCAATTTGAACAAGCTTATCCCCGCTTTGCAGAACTGAAGGCACTTAAACGCCAGTATGACAAAAACAACCGATTCAGCAATAAATTTTATCAAAAATATTACAACCTGACGATTAATACTTAA
- a CDS encoding M15 family metallopeptidase has product MLVSSQSPMALIAAPEVLAIPIVENHDPLIDIKHSDELFIGPSPEIANNTDYTKMRNDVYQRLLAAQQLLPANLRFCLYEGFRSLSLQKKLFDARYAELQQLYPHWTLEELFNETTKLISPVLNLDGSPNIPPHTTGAAIDVYLVDKEGQLVDMGIHPRDWMSDTHVELSPTNSTRVSSEAAHHRRVMSHALLLAGFVNYPTEYWHWSYGDRYWAFISGKPQACYGSIAG; this is encoded by the coding sequence ATGCTGGTTTCTTCGCAATCCCCGATGGCCTTAATTGCAGCGCCCGAAGTATTGGCTATTCCTATCGTTGAGAATCATGACCCGCTCATCGACATTAAGCACAGCGACGAACTCTTTATAGGCCCTTCCCCTGAAATTGCCAATAACACGGATTACACTAAAATGCGCAATGACGTGTATCAGCGGTTGCTGGCCGCGCAGCAATTGCTGCCTGCGAATCTGCGATTTTGCCTGTACGAAGGATTTCGCAGTCTGTCATTACAAAAGAAACTGTTTGACGCGCGGTATGCCGAATTGCAACAATTATACCCCCACTGGACACTGGAAGAACTTTTTAACGAAACAACCAAGCTTATCTCCCCAGTGCTGAATCTGGACGGCAGCCCCAACATCCCGCCTCACACCACCGGAGCTGCCATTGATGTATACCTGGTGGATAAGGAAGGACAACTGGTGGACATGGGCATCCATCCCAGAGACTGGATGTCCGATACCCATGTCGAGCTTTCGCCCACGAATTCTACCCGAGTTTCCTCTGAAGCGGCCCACCATCGCCGCGTGATGAGTCATGCACTGTTATTGGCGGGTTTTGTCAATTACCCGACAGAGTATTGGCATTGGTCTTACGGGGATCGTTATTGGGCGTTCATCAGCGGCAAACCTCAAGCCTGTTACGGCAGTATTGCCGGGTGA
- a CDS encoding phytanoyl-CoA dioxygenase family protein: MDLSPVQIDDFLTQGYLVIEDFFSKETCEQLMHRMNHLIAENKDLIPATVFSTQTNEHAASDYFLGSGDKIHFFFEPGAFNGDGTLAQPIERSLNKVGHALHEHDPVFRHHSHDARIQSMCRQLGFKTPCLLQSMYLFKQPAIGAEVNYHQDATYLHSEQSEVLGFWFALEDATLENGCLQVIPSPHTIPLKQKMIRENNSIYFEEYDKTPWCQDDCVPLEVRQGSLVLLHGRVPHKSDANGSSKSRHAYTLHAIDASCPYPQSNWLQRANGLPVWPERTE; the protein is encoded by the coding sequence ATGGACTTATCGCCAGTACAGATTGACGACTTCCTTACCCAGGGTTATCTGGTCATTGAAGACTTTTTCAGCAAGGAAACCTGTGAGCAACTCATGCATCGCATGAATCACCTGATTGCAGAAAACAAAGACCTCATCCCGGCTACGGTTTTTTCTACCCAAACCAATGAGCATGCGGCATCTGATTATTTTCTTGGATCCGGCGATAAAATTCACTTTTTCTTTGAACCTGGCGCATTTAACGGCGACGGCACCCTGGCACAACCGATTGAGCGTTCTTTAAACAAAGTGGGGCATGCCCTGCATGAACATGATCCGGTTTTCAGACACCATTCTCATGACGCGCGTATCCAGTCCATGTGCCGGCAATTGGGCTTTAAAACCCCCTGCCTGCTGCAATCCATGTACCTGTTTAAACAACCGGCCATTGGCGCGGAAGTCAATTATCATCAGGATGCCACCTACCTGCACAGCGAGCAAAGCGAGGTGTTGGGTTTCTGGTTTGCGCTGGAGGATGCGACCCTGGAAAATGGCTGCTTACAGGTGATCCCCAGTCCGCATACGATACCTCTGAAGCAAAAAATGATCAGGGAAAACAACAGCATTTACTTCGAAGAGTATGATAAAACCCCCTGGTGTCAGGACGATTGTGTGCCACTTGAAGTGAGGCAAGGCAGCCTTGTTCTCCTGCATGGTCGCGTCCCGCATAAAAGCGACGCCAATGGGTCATCCAAATCAAGGCATGCCTACACCCTGCATGCGATCGATGCCAGTTGCCCTTATCCACAGAGTAACTGGTTGCAGCGAGCCAACGGATTACCCGTTTGGCCTGAGAGGACGGAATAA
- a CDS encoding ZIP family metal transporter, whose translation MTASLATILLYSIMPALMMIIGGGITSFYQPSRQLTSATQHFAAGVVFAAVAKELLPEISAAHAPVALAAGFSLGVLGMLLLKWLTGRLEEREEALPGMPLGLIYAVGIDLLLDGILIGVAFLAGAQGGVLVAVALAIEIFFLGLSTTATLASRRISRAKRAGITLLLALLIPTGAVFGASLLVHLPPVMTRGVLSFGVAALLYLVTEELLIEAHEGVEAPWVTACFFAGFLIILLLEGLS comes from the coding sequence ATGACCGCGTCCCTGGCCACCATCCTTCTTTATTCAATTATGCCGGCACTGATGATGATTATTGGCGGAGGGATAACCAGTTTTTATCAGCCCAGCCGTCAACTGACGAGTGCAACCCAGCATTTCGCTGCCGGTGTCGTCTTTGCGGCAGTGGCCAAAGAGTTATTACCGGAAATCAGTGCGGCACACGCCCCTGTGGCATTGGCCGCAGGATTCTCGTTAGGCGTTCTCGGCATGTTGCTGTTGAAATGGTTAACCGGCAGGCTTGAAGAACGTGAGGAAGCGCTTCCTGGAATGCCCTTGGGGTTAATTTATGCTGTCGGTATTGATTTATTACTGGATGGCATTTTAATCGGTGTTGCCTTTTTAGCTGGGGCTCAAGGCGGCGTTCTGGTGGCTGTCGCTTTAGCCATCGAAATCTTTTTCCTCGGTTTATCCACCACAGCCACTCTGGCGTCACGCCGTATTTCCAGGGCAAAACGGGCAGGGATTACCCTGCTATTAGCCCTGTTAATTCCGACAGGGGCAGTGTTTGGCGCAAGCCTGCTGGTCCATTTGCCGCCGGTCATGACCAGGGGGGTCTTGTCCTTTGGTGTGGCTGCCCTTCTTTATCTGGTGACTGAAGAATTATTAATCGAAGCGCATGAAGGGGTTGAAGCGCCCTGGGTTACGGCGTGTTTCTTTGCCGGGTTTTTAATCATTTTATTGCTGGAAGGGTTAAGTTAA